Genomic segment of Apium graveolens cultivar Ventura chromosome 7, ASM990537v1, whole genome shotgun sequence:
CAAAATCCCCTATAATCAGCCTATCATATCCCATAATATCAGCCTATATCAAGCCTAATACAGCTCGTACAAGTCAGAGATTTACAGCTAATAAATAACAGGTATATACATACTAATCACTTAGTAAATAACACATATAATTCACAGTAATTCACAGCAATGATGATTATATTGACAATTACTAGTTAGTACAACTTAAACTGAAAACTTATACATTCCATAAAGTGAACTGTCGAGTAATGATATCCATATTCGTGTTTTGACATGAATATTTAGAGTAGCATAATTTGCAATTGTTAGATGTATAATTTTATCTGTTTAATCATTAATCCGGCGTAGAAATGACAAACAGCAGCATTCCCAGTTGAAAATCACGCTTCTAATTGCAGCATGTTTAAATGTCCGTCTGTTGATTTTCTTGTGTTTTTTGTTTAAGCAGGAACAAATAGATTTTGATGACAAATCTTGTTGGGAGTATCTTTTCAAGGATTATTGGATAGATCTCAAAAATAAGCTGTCCATTTCTCCTATTGAAATTGCTCAGGCTAAAAGTCCTTGGAAAGTATCTGATATAGGCACAGGAAAAAATAAGTCTCCTTGTGAGCTGCATGACATGAAGAATGGTGGTGGTTTTTGTACTGATAATGCATCTGATAACCCTGAAGCAAGTAAACCTAAGAAGGGAAAGTACAAGAATCATCCGAAGTCTCGTTCTAAGAAAGTTGAGTTGACAGGTGAAGCAGTATCAGTTGATTCTGAAGGAAGTTCTACACCTAAAAGCACTGAGTGGGCGTCAAAAGATCTCCTGGAATTGGTCATGCACATGAGAGACGGGGATATAACTGTTTTATCTCAGTTCGATGTTCAGGCTCTACTCCTCGAATACATAAAAAGAAATAAACTTCATGATTCTCGTCAAAAAAGTCAAATCATTTGTGATGCTAGGCTTGAAAAAATATTTGGCAAAGCATGTGTAGGGCATTTTGAAATGTTAAAACAGCTTGAATCTCATTTCTTAATAAAGGAGCATACACAGATTGATGATGTCCAGGGGAGTGTTGTCGATACTGAAACAAGCCAACTGGATGCTGATGGAAATGCTGAATCTCTAACAAAGAATGGGAAATATAGGAAACGTAAACCACTAAAGAAAGGTGGTTTTGGACGTCAGTCTAATCTTGATGATTATGCAGCAATAGATATCCACAACATTAGCTTAATATATATAAGACGAAAGTTGATGGAGGGTCTACTAGAGGATATTGAAACCTTTAATGACAAGGTTGTTGGTACTTTTGTTAGGATAAGGATTTCTGGTAGTAATCAGAATCAAGACGTTTATAGGCTAGTACAAGTCAAAGGTGACTATCTTTTGCTATTTTCACTTACTCGGTGCAGGGTTGTGCACATTAAGTATTGTAAGATACGGGAACGTAAATATTTTGCTATTGGTTTTACATGCAGGTGTGAGCAAAGTAGATGACTATTATAAAGTTGGTAAACGGACAACTAATCTCATGCTAGAAATAGTAAATCTTAAAACTGAGGTTATATCGATCGATAGAATTTCAAATCAGGGGTTTACTGAGGTGAGCAAGATAATAAGAATCTGAACCTTACCAACATATTAAAGCCTTCCTTGATATCCAACACAAACACAGCCCTTCTAAAGATTTTATTTGTCGTTTCAAGGATGATGAATCTTGTTTGTTTTTATGTTGTATTTAAATACTGTGGTCACCACATTACTGAGGGATTGTTTTATTACTAGAACCTTCATAGCTGAGCTATGACATCAAAACTGCCCTTCTTTCGAATAATGAAACTATTCTTTTTTGTGATTTATTGCGATTTGTGTTAGCACATGAATAGCTAATGTGTTTCTTTTTTTAATTTCGTAGGATGAATGCAGACATTTACGCCAGAGTATAAAATGTGGACTTATCGATCTGCTGACTGTGGTAAATATGCCCACGGGGCCcatttctatttataattttaCACATATAATTGTATTATTCTAGAAATTATTTTCTATGTTTGCTTGTAGGGAGTCATGCTAGACAAGGCCATGCAAATTCAGGTAGCAAGAGTAAATGATGTAAGTGTTGCTTGTTTGAACTATTGATTTCCTTTGACCTTAATGAAGCATAAAAAAGTAAGCAGAGTTCTAATTATCTACATGCACTAAGAATTATCCTTGTTTTCATGAAACGGAAAGTTGAAATGCTACAAAATATAAGCAAGTAATATTAGCAGTTCAGCACAATTCTCCTCAAGGATGCACCTGCATGTGACCTTGTTTATCTGGAATCCGTGGGGACAGTTTTTTTTACAGTACTGTGCCTTATAATACATGTGCTGCTTTACTACCTCTGGGCTCTGACAGGGTAAGTCAAAGATGATTACATTGTTTTGAAAATCTGGACATATGCACCTGAAGTGCATAAATAGAGTACATTATGGCTGAAACTGTAGAATGCATGAATGGAGGACATTGTGGCTGGAACTATAAATTGCATATTGTGAAATTATCACGATTTTCGAAGGGTGTTTTTACCCTCTCTCTTTTTTAAACAACCAAACCCCAACCTTTATGTATGGTTGATTATTTTGTGTAATTATCTAATATATTATGTTATATTTCGTAGTGTCTGGAGTCAGACCTTTGACCATTGATAGAATTAAGAAACAACTTTTTAGTTTTTTCTTAATTGTTTGTAGCGGTCAAGAATCAAATATTGGACCTTTTAGGAGAAGATCTTACTTACGCTTATTACATACACTATAATGTCATATAATATTGAGAATATGTCAGTTGCAAACCTTTTAATTCTCCCATGTGTGCAACATTGCAACTGTTCAAAGAGGTGGACGAGATTACTTTTTTCCACTTTACATAAATTCAAACAGAAGAACAGTACAGATGGCGTAATGTTTCTGTTTCTTTGACTCATCCCTCCAGATTCTTTGAAGGTCCTTTATACTTTTTGACCTTCAGATAAGAATTTAATAAGACTTTCTAAGAGATAAGAATGATGGTTGTGGCATTCAGCCTTTTGTGGATTCACATATAGGCTACTCCGGATTGTGGTTAATTTTCGTTTTTTGAAAGAGAAAATGAAGAATTAAGTAAAGTATGCTATTAGTGTTCGTTTTTACTGGTGGGCTGCTTTTATATCGTAGGTGACTAATTTCTTGTTTGTGTTGATCTTTTTTTCCCGCTGAATAGTTATTCTGTATATAATATAAGAATAATGGAATCTGACTGATAGAAAATATGTTTGAGGCAAAAGTATTTCTTCCCTGAAACATTTTATGTTTACTCCTTTGTAGCTTGTACCGTCTACTTGTCTGAACTGGTAACACATAATTGTTGAGCTCTGTGACATGGTCCTGTTTGCCTGCTATATATTTTGAGTTGATATTTTAAACTCCATCATTATCCCTCTCTTGTTTTTTATTACTGttatcttttttttttttttgacgaAATGCAAATATATATTACTCAAACTTATCGGCCAACAAAGTATCCATCATTTCAATAGGAACAGACCTCCTATCGAACACTCGATCTGGGAAAGAACATGACTCCCTCGCTAAATAGTGAGCAGCCATGTTAGCAGATCGTCTAATAAAAAACAATTCAATGTTTAAATCACGAAGTATCCTACGACACTCCATAATAATGCTACCAAAAGAGGAGTTCAAACGAACATTACTTCTAATAGCCTGGACTATTGTTAAACAGTCCGTTTCTAGCACTACCTCCCTCCACTCAATTGCCTGCACCCAGCTTAAAGCTTCTTTTACTGTTATCTTTATTAGTTTTGTTCTTTTAATACATTATACATACCTGCACTTTATTTTAATACTAAAGATGTATAATGTTTATGATCCAGTGGCTTGAATCAGAAATGCTGCGGCTCACTCATCTTCGTGATAGAGCAAGTGATTTAGGCAATAAGAAAAAATATATGTTAATTTTATGTTTCGTTCTGTCTCTGGGTTTTTCTTCTTCTTTGAACTTTGTAAGCAATCATTATGGATAAGTTATATACACATGCCTATGGCAACACAGGTGATTTGTCCCTCTCAATTCTTTATATTTGAGAGGGATGGTTCGACACACATTTTAAAACTCATATATAGTATAGTTtcataaattatttaaaaaaaatattctgtataaaaattcaatattcaaatttttattgagaaaaagaaaattttaagaATAAGTTATGGAACTATACTTTATATACGCCTTAAGATGCGTGCCGAACAGGAGGGGACGGAGGTAGTATTTAATTCTTACTGTTGACCAGCGAGTCATGCCTCTCCCGTGCTTTGATGAGATTTCTTATTGAAGTTTATTCATTGTTAATTGATAGAAGATAATAGTAACTCTTGAAAAAGGGGTTAAGTTGGTAAAGACTAAAGACAGTTTGTTTAATAGTAAAACGCCCTGTCGTAAGTGATTTATATCTGAATTGTTTTAATCCTCAACTGATTATTACGCTCAGAGAGTGCGTGGAGGGTTTACAGCTTCTGAGGAGACCTGAAGAGCGTAAGCGCAGATTAGAAGATATTCCTGAGATACATGCAGACCCAAAGATGGACCCTAACTTTAAGTTTGAAAATAATGATAGTGAAATTGACAGTAATAAACAAGGTTTGCTTCTCACCTATCTGTCTATAATATAAACACTATTATTTAGTAGTCCTTCTATAATTACAAAAAAGTCTTTTGTTTGTTCAGAAATGTCTACGAGGGATAAAGGCTCTGGTTTTAGCAGGAGAGGAAGGGAGCCAATATCTCCAGGAAGTGGTGACGTGGATGATTCCTGGAGTGGTGACAGGAATAATTCTAGTAAGAATGGAGAAATTGATAGAAACTTGTCAATGAAAACTCTTGCAAATAAGGTTGAAGGTGCTCCTCTTGATATCAATATATCTACTGATAACTCATTGAATCATGGAAGAGGCAGCCAGACAGAAAAACTTAATATTTTGGAGAATCCAACTTTAGCTGCAAGTTCTGAAGCTCTTGGTTTCAATAGTACATCTACTGCTAGCTCTGATTCATTCTCTCATGTACAACCACAAAATTCTCCAGCAGCTCTGACATCTCCATCCGGTACATCTGCTATGAACATCAATGAAAAAATTAAAATGTGGCATTATGGGGATCCACAGAAAAAAGTTCAAGGCCCATTTTCTATGTTTCGGTTACGTAAATGGAGCAATACTGGATACTTCCCTGCTGATCTCAGAATATGGAGTAGTTCTGGAATTAAAGACGATTCTTTGCTTTTGACTGATGTATTAGAAGGAAAGTTTAATCTTGCATCGAAGAATTGCGCTCTGGCTTCAAATGAGGTCCCGGTACTTTCTGCGGACAAGGCAGATCCTAATTATAGTGGAAGGAACAACTGGGTAAACCCACATTCGTCCACTCCTAAACAAAGTTCTGCTAGAGAAGCGACTCATATTGCTGATGTTTCCCTACCTGGAAGCATCGATTTGCATTTAACTGCTGCAGCAACCCCAGATAGCACTAGAACTTTAAAGCTGGTTTCTGAGAACAGTTATTCAAATTCTGCTTTTGATGCATCTCCTAACCCTGAACAGGGTAATTTCGCAGTCTCAACAAACTCTCTTAACAATGCTCAGTCAACTGCATCTGCTCAAATAAATGGAGTACAGAGTGTCAGCCATCCATTTATTGATCCCGAAACTAATGGAAACATTGTTAATCTTGTCAGTGGTCAAAACCCTGCTTCTGGAACTCAGGGTTGGGGTAGTTCCCCAGCCCAGATCTCAGAAGCAAATTCCTTAAATCAAGCATCCAATCAGCATCCGGCTTACACTCAGTGGGATGGTGTTCCATCAACTCCTGTTCAGAATCTAGCTACAAATTTTGCAATGCAAGATGTCTCACAGCTGCCAAACCCTTGGAGGCCTCCGTCTGAAAGTAATCAATCTATCAGCCAGCCTAATGTACAGTGGGAAATGGGAATCGCTGACAATAGTGCTCCTGCTCAGAACTTGCAACCAGAAAATCTTATTTCTACTACAGGTTCAGTGCAGGTAATTCCAAGAATGGGACGGATAGGACCTAATCCAAGCATAAACTGGGTGGCTTCTGTTCAAGGGCCACTGCCTGTGAATATGAATGCATGTGGGGTTGTGTCTTCTGGAACTTCAGGAGCTGGTTTTCAAGGGGTAGTACCTGGAAATGTAAATCCAGGCTGGGTTGCTCAATCTGGAAATGCTGGCGGCAGTATGCAAATGGTTGGTCCAACGAATGCGAATCAATGGTGGTTTCCTAATATGACACCAAATGCTCAAGGGACAGTAGCGCCCACCTCGAATCTAGGACCTAATGTTCAGGGCAAAATACCAGGAAATGCAAATTCGGGGCGGTCGGCAGGATCAGGAAATGCAAATCAGAGTTGGAGTTCACTAGTAGGGAGTCAAGGAAACAATAGCAGAGCATATCAGCGCAATGGGAATAAATTCTCAGGTCAAAAGGATCAGGGCTCTCAACGTCGCAGGAATTGGAACCAAAAGTCGTCATATAGAGGTGGAGGTTCTACATATGGTTCTAGAGGAATATGCTATGTGTTCCAGGAAACTGGGCATTGTAGGAGAGGTGACTCTTGCAAATTCAGACATTCATCGTGAAATTCCATTGTTTGAAATAGAGATTATGTACATTGAAGATTAGCCGCCGGGTTCAACCCTTTTTGCCATAGGTTTTCTGTTTTACAGATTTAAAACTGTGCAGTTTAGCAGCAACCCTATTTGCTTCTTTTGGTGCTTGGTTCAAAGCCGAAGATATTTTAACTACCTGGATTTTTGAGAAAGTAATGAACTAACACTCTTAATACCTTGGTGTTTCTATAGTTAACGAGATCAAATCTAAGGGGTCACTTTAGAATTAGAGATAACAACAAATCCATTGAGAAGTAACAAATTTTTATACACCTGGTTTAATAGTTTTCATCGATTTTCTTTTAAAGAGGGGTTGTGATCATTCGTTAAAAGATGGGCACCGATTTGTTTTAAGCTGAGCTCTCCTTGTAAACCGCAAAGAGAGAAACAAAAGAAATCCTATATAATTCGTGAAGAAATTAAGAGATCACCCGTAAATTTATAAAACTAACACTAGTAAATTAAAAAATGTGGTGAAAAGTTAACACCGTGGTAGAGTAGAAAAATGGCTCTAATCCTTACTCCCTCCATCCTAAAAATCATTGcatattttgattttttacaCTATTCATAATAAgcgattaattattaatttactTTTAATCTATAAGATCCAATATAGTTATGAGTGATATTGTTAAATTCGTATTTATAAGTACTTTAATATcatgaagtttttatatttaatactaatacaaaattaaaaatattaacaattaAAAGTGTGTATTGACAAACGTGTTTAAAACActtttagggacggagggagtacaatTTTGATTGAAAATGTCTTTAATATCACGATATAAAAAAATGGTCCTTTCGCTCacaaaaaatattcaaaaaatatgtGTTTATACTTGCACACATGCTATTGCCGTATTGGTTTTGACCTGCACCAAAACATATTTTTTAGCATAAAAACGCATAAATACAATGCGTTTGCAAAAATCAAACGGATGAAAAACATGCGTGCAGAACAATAATGCATTATGTAAATGCGTTTTCAgtatttctttatttttttaaaattttagttttagtttttaattttataattaatataaaTGCAAATTAAAAATGCGTTTCCTGAAAACGAAATTTAAAAATATGTTTTCGTATGATAAAAAAGGCCATTTTTCTGAAATGTGCAATTTTAGACAATTTTTGGGCTAATAACAGCCGGTAgagtatcattttattttaacAATAATCCGGTAAATTTACAAGTGAAAAATGgctaaataaataataaaaaagaaaaataataggaaaTTCAAGCTTTTTGCGCAAGAAACCCTTGTTATAAAATGGCGAAACCAGAACATGTCGTCTTTTTCGCGCAATCAactaatctctctctctctctctcaaaatcAAATTCTCTCTCTGTCGTTGAAGTAATCGATGGGTGTTTACAAGCGCGTGTTTCAATTAGGAAACAGTACGGCGATTTGCTTATCAAAATTGTCCAAGTTTGAATTGGCAACTGCCAAACTGTACGGAACTACAGCTGCcgcttcttcttccaattccagtagTAATCAGTTGAGCTATCGCCGTATCTCTCATCTCAATGCTTCTCGCGCCTTTCTCGTTGATACTTTAGctctcgtaacttcatcttttattccacctttttttttattataattgtTTCATTTTATGTGTTTATATTGCAAGGGATTGTAAATATGGTTGATCTTAGGGTTTAAAAGAGGTTTAATTATTCAATTTCTAGTTAATTAGATATGATCACACGTATTTTTAATTTGAATTTGTGCGGTTTCATTTTGATATGTAAGTTCACTTGGAATGAAGCTTGTTGTGGTTGAGATCCCGAGGACTTCTAGAATACGTAATATGTTACAATTTCCTTGTAATGTTGTGTCTTTATGCGAGTTTATGTAGCTCTGCTGTTTACTTTTACTTTTAGTTTTAGTTTAGTcaattattttctaattttagGGAAGATTTAGAAACAGATTTAACTATTCTATCATTCGTAATTAGATGCCAGCACGGAGTATTTTTTTTGCAATAATTTGTTCATGTTTGTGTGATCTCTCAATGATGTTTCATTTGTAGTTATGTGTTAAAACTTGTAGTTGATGGCTATAATTTGCTTGAGGAGACGTCTAATCAGTTGAACCTCTATGTAATATATTGCAACCTCTGTGTAGCGTGTCTATATATTAGCATTGTGATTTACCTTGGACTTGGGGTCAATTTTTCGCGAGTACTAAGTCTTATGTTTATTGAAAACATGTTGCGTGCTTGCTGTTATGACAGGTGCGGAGGCTAGAAGCACAAGGGGTCCCTTCCCAACAGGCCGAGGCAATAACAGCTGCTATTACTGAAGTATTAAATGACAGCTTGGAGAATGTATCTCATGCATTCGTTTCAAGAGCAGAGTCGCAAAAGGTTTCATCATATAGCTTTTAGTTGCTTAAAGTACCTCAGTGATGTTTTGCCAAAAAAAGACTATGAAGATGGAATCATTTTGCTGTGCTTGAAATGCGATTGGTGTTTCTATGTGCTTTTGTTTTTATAGGGTGAGATGGTCCAGGAAGCTAATCTATCCAAGTTCAAAGCTGAGATACAGAGCTCGCAGGTACTAATGAATTACAGTATCTACGAGAAAGTTTACAGAATACAATGTCAGCTGACTGTCTATACTTTGATATTTTAAATCGTTGAAAGTTATATTCTATTTGAGGATATTTGATAAATGAAATGAACAACTATAGATTTCAATAGTAACTTAGTAGACCAAAATCTGCTGTTTTCTATGGTATTTGACCCGCAAACTGTGTCAATGACGATATGAAGTCATTGCACAACAAAGATATGTTTCTATCTCTAAGTTGATCACCGATCTTGACATCCTATAGATCCTAAACCTAATGCTTCCAGTTGTCTTGAATCTGAACGAGTGATGTATTAGAGGTCATTTATTATATGGAACCTTGTGTTTTACACCTATTTATGTGTGTTATGCTTTAGATTAATATACAGTGCACAAAAAATAGCGGTATTTGCCTTATATCACCTGCCCCACATTTTGCTTCTTCTATACTTCCCGTGTCCTTGTAATCAAAATAAGCTTCTTCCCCAAGTTGGGAGAAGAAATCTTTATTAATAGTTTAAGTTACTTCAAAATTGCAGTTCCAAGTCCCTTCCTACCATTCTTTTTTGAATGGATGGGTTACTTAGTCACCTGCTCTAGTTGTCATAGATAGATAATTTTCCCGAGGTATTAAAATCCCCAAGTCATCAAGCTGCAGTGAAGATTCTTATCTGCTCTATGAACATTAAATTAAAGTTTATTGGCTGCCTTATAAAAAAAAGATTGTTGATTGTGCTTTCATGGAGCTATTAGTCACCAAAATGGAACTTCATCACTGTGGTACTTTGCTCCTAATCACGAAACAGCCGATACGTAGTTCCAGGTTTGTTACACCCAGTTATGGATTGAGTCTTTTATTTTTTATGCGCGAGAACACATCTGATGCAGGCAATTTAGGTTGTAGGTAGCTAGTGCTGGCCAGATGCTAGAATGACAAACTGTGGCAAGACGGCATTAAATTTGCTTATGACATTATTTAGGATTGCTACATGAAAAGTGAAAACCTAAGAATTCCTGATTTTGGACCCTTTTGGGTTAGGGAGGTTGTATGAATCTATATGTTTGGACAGAATCTACTAGATCTGGAGCTGGAAAGGCTGTATCTATTGCATTTCTTGTGTTTGAGTTTTTAGGTTATTTAAATGCTAAACACTAGTTATAATTTAACCTCCTGACCTCCTCAGTTTCTACGACAAGTAGTTAGAATACAACATTTTAAAGTATCTGGGTTACAAATCTCCCAAATCAGCAGGGCCTCTGGAAGTTCCTGATACACGCGACCTTAATCTTAATTTTCAAAGATGCTGTTTTCAGAGGTTTGAACCCGAATCGCCACGGTAGGCAAGTAGACACTTGATATCATTCCAAGCAATGCATTCCCTAGATAAAATAATGTAATGAAGGGAAGTCAAAAATCAAATTCTCATTTGGACCACGTTTCCTACCTTGTAAACGACTTTTCTCCTCTCTTACCTTGTAATGGACTATCCCAAATGCTAGGGTAGCATTAGCATCACGCTAAATAAGTCCTTATCAGTGTTACAAGTCATTTCTTTGTTAATATTTCTCAAGTTTCGTAATTAGTTAGCAAACAGCTGCGTGCTTTATCCAGGCCAGACTGCATAACATTCTTGAAAAATATTGTGTTGCAGGAGCATCATTTTTCTTTGTTGCAACGCGAGACTGAAAAGCTTCAAAGTGATATAGGGAAAATTCGTAGTGAACTGAAGTCTCTTTCAACATCTTCTGTTTACTTTCTATTTTACTTTTTGCTTTTCCCTTGGATAATATCTCAAAGCTTTCTAATTGCTATCTAAAACAGGTATGAGGTTGACAAGGTCACTGCCGGTCAGAGATTGGATTTAAATCTTGAAAGAGGGTAACGACATATCTTTTTTTCAAACAGTACCTGTGAAACATGTAGAGCTCAAGGGGGAAGTAGAAACAAATATGTGATATACTCAAAATTATTTTTTGCATTAAAAAAGTCTAGATTATAACACATTGTATCAACATAATTCTTGAAATTGGAAAGCATAGGCCATCAACTTTATCATCATAGTACTTTTTATCTTTCTTTTGTTTCGCCACTCTTCTTTCCATTTTGCAAAATGTGCCTTCACTTTTACATTTTAGCAATTTTTGTTCAAACTCTTTCATTATGCTAATTTTTAGTTGCTTTGGAGTGTAGGCGCACACGTGATGAGCTTGCAAATCAGAGTACAGAAACCACCAACTTGAACAACAAAATTGACAGAGTGAGTTTCTTGTTTAAATTTCAAGTGCTGCTTTGCTGGAGATTCTAAAGAAAATTCTTTGTCAACAGGAGATTCAAGGAATAAGGGCTCAGTTGGAAGGGGCAAAGTATGATATAATCAAATACTGCATAGGTACCCTCGTCTCCGTTTCTGCAGTTGGTCTTGCCATACTCCGCATCTTGATGTAGAGAAATAAAATCATCAAAAGGTGGCAATTTATGAAATGGGATTGTTGGCCAATTGTTTGAGGCCATTTTCTATTAAGCAAGAATTTTTTTCCTCATTATTCTTTCTCCATTTTAGTCCTGTCTGGAATTTAGGGAAAGAGTTTAGATGAATGGTTGGTGTCATTGTATTTGGGGGAAATGGGGTTGAAATTGTTGTAAAGATTTATTGATTCACCATACCTTCATTTACCCCCTTCTACTAAACGTATATGAAATGTACAAAATGCCTAATATTCAGGTCTTAAATTTTTCCGCCTAATTTGTGATTCAGTATTTGCCTCACGCAAGCTGTGAGCAATTGTCTTGCCTCTGTTGTCCTTGTATGTGGTAAATTTGTGACATTTTGTGCCTGTTTGGCACCACCTGCGTTGGCCATATATGGATGAAAAGCCCATTATCATTTTAACAGGACTGTTTGGTATACGGGGAAAAATGATCACATAGCATCATATATGTAGAAAATCAGAAAGTTGGGTTTCTTTACTTTTTCATTCTCATTTTGAGTTTGTCTTCTTCTCTGCCTTacttttccaatttatattactTTGTTATTTATATTTCAGTTTTCCTATTCTTCAAATTTTATCTTTTTAATTCTCTATTTatgtattaaaattattatatttaattatctATTTTCTAATAGATAATTATAACGTATAAGTTATGATTTACTAAACACATTATCAacttataattaaaatatatatatcatatttgatttttaattttttaaaatattttaattatctatatcatttattaataagcgaaattATATTAGTAGTACAAAATAAATAATCGGTTTAAGTAACTGGAATCTCCATTTTAAAAATTCTATAATTTTCTCCAGatgtaataatttttttttaaaaattttcttttttttattttatattcatgtatgaaaattattaattcatgtaatttgtattatattttaattttattttaaaaaaatatttatcttataaattataatttaccAAACGCATTATCAACTTATAAATAACTTATActtaaaattatccaaacacctaaataacttataatttataatattcacactttattgataattgtttttatCAAAATTTACGGGTTAGAATTTAAGTCTAATCTATCTAATGTATATGTAATTGGGACAATTAGATAAAAATAAGAACAGTCTAAGTAATGGAATAAGCAATTATTGACACGGGGTGAAAAGCTGAAAATTGAGGTTGGGACGATACCCATCAGGAATGATTTCACTATAATATTATTAAACCAATGACAAGGGTTGATATTGTTGTAGAATAGATAACGGTAAATCAGTTAACTGCCCTCATATTTTTCAGGGCCGTTATTTGTAATGTAATGCTCTTCCCATCCAGTCGGTCTATCCTCGTCAAGAATTTCCCTGTCAATACAAAACCTTATGTCTGTATATCATCGCCCTGTCATTCAAAATTCTAGCATTAACAATTTCCCCTAATTTtattgatttttaaatcaataaaattattttgagttaATCTTAGCGTTTTCTTTTTTTGACAAACAAGGAAATTTTATTAATACGAATCAGCTTTCAAAGCATTCTCTACACCAATAGGAACAAAACTCCTATCGAACTCTCGATCTGGAAATGAATACGACACAGAGCAAGCTCATGAGCTGCCATATTAGCAGACCGTTTAATAAAAAACAACGCCACTGTGTTTTGATCTTTTAACATCCTTCTGCAGTCTTCTATTACTTGACCATAAGGAGAAATCATTTGGACTTTGCTCCTTACTGCTTGTACTGCAACCATACAGTCTGATTCCACCGTGACTACCTTCCAAGACTTAGCCTTTATCCAGCTTAAGGCTTC
This window contains:
- the LOC141670365 gene encoding protein FMP32, mitochondrial-like, with protein sequence MGVYKRVFQLGNSTAICLSKLSKFELATAKLYGTTAAASSSNSSSNQLSYRRISHLNASRAFLVDTLALVRRLEAQGVPSQQAEAITAAITEVLNDSLENVSHAFVSRAESQKGEMVQEANLSKFKAEIQSSQEHHFSLLQRETEKLQSDIGKIRSELKYEVDKVTAGQRLDLNLERGRTRDELANQSTETTNLNNKIDREIQGIRAQLEGAKYDIIKYCIGTLVSVSAVGLAILRILM
- the LOC141672542 gene encoding zinc finger CCCH domain-containing protein 19-like — protein: MGTKLMAESDEVDNVGEENVEMDIFVGELLNDDEVIDGKPKDKLENSSGLVGVVDDMAMEDKSLVMAYKNKENDDEMESVPEFSDEDIMEIAKGDERDEFERMVSQPDSVSQLAEDERDKTMLGDNDISTAYIEMETGIEASDSTKITQRKRKRGRNINAVAKIQIRNELPVEEDVCFIYFDGGDLVLCDRKNCPKAYHPSCVNRDEKFFRAKGRWNCGWHQCSHKNYQKIAYYMCYTCTFSLCKGCVKDAVILCVRGNKGFCEGCIKIVMMIEDTAKQNQEQIDFDDKSCWEYLFKDYWIDLKNKLSISPIEIAQAKSPWKVSDIGTGKNKSPCELHDMKNGGGFCTDNASDNPEASKPKKGKYKNHPKSRSKKVELTGEAVSVDSEGSSTPKSTEWASKDLLELVMHMRDGDITVLSQFDVQALLLEYIKRNKLHDSRQKSQIICDARLEKIFGKACVGHFEMLKQLESHFLIKEHTQIDDVQGSVVDTETSQLDADGNAESLTKNGKYRKRKPLKKGGFGRQSNLDDYAAIDIHNISLIYIRRKLMEGLLEDIETFNDKVVGTFVRIRISGSNQNQDVYRLVQVKGVSKVDDYYKVGKRTTNLMLEIVNLKTEVISIDRISNQGFTEDECRHLRQSIKCGLIDLLTVGVMLDKAMQIQVARVNDWLESEMLRLTHLRDRASDLGNKKKLRECVEGLQLLRRPEERKRRLEDIPEIHADPKMDPNFKFENNDSEIDSNKQEMSTRDKGSGFSRRGREPISPGSGDVDDSWSGDRNNSSKNGEIDRNLSMKTLANKVEGAPLDINISTDNSLNHGRGSQTEKLNILENPTLAASSEALGFNSTSTASSDSFSHVQPQNSPAALTSPSGTSAMNINEKIKMWHYGDPQKKVQGPFSMFRLRKWSNTGYFPADLRIWSSSGIKDDSLLLTDVLEGKFNLASKNCALASNEVPVLSADKADPNYSGRNNWVNPHSSTPKQSSAREATHIADVSLPGSIDLHLTAAATPDSTRTLKLVSENSYSNSAFDASPNPEQGNFAVSTNSLNNAQSTASAQINGVQSVSHPFIDPETNGNIVNLVSGQNPASGTQGWGSSPAQISEANSLNQASNQHPAYTQWDGVPSTPVQNLATNFAMQDVSQLPNPWRPPSESNQSISQPNVQWEMGIADNSAPAQNLQPENLISTTGSVQVIPRMGRIGPNPSINWVASVQGPLPVNMNACGVVSSGTSGAGFQGVVPGNVNPGWVAQSGNAGGSMQMVGPTNANQWWFPNMTPNAQGTVAPTSNLGPNVQGKIPGNANSGRSAGSGNANQSWSSLVGSQGNNSRAYQRNGNKFSGQKDQGSQRRRNWNQKSSYRGGGSTYGSRGICYVFQETGHCRRGDSCKFRHSS